A window of Hordeum vulgare subsp. vulgare chromosome 5H, MorexV3_pseudomolecules_assembly, whole genome shotgun sequence genomic DNA:
TCTTGCTGCATCCAAAACATTTCTCTCTGGTGCCAGCAAATGCGCTCGAGACTTTAATAGCATTCTGCCAAGAAAACATCCATGATAAGCATCACCAAATGTAGCCCACAAAGAACAAAGGATCAATAATGCCGATTAGCTGCACGATTTTGTCAATATTCTCCTTATCAGTTTGCAAAACGTCATACATTTCTATTGAACTAAGTTCCCTATCTGTTGGGATCCGGCTTTGCACTCTCTTTCTTGTTAATGAATACATGGAGCTCTTTTGCATGgttggaaaagaaaagaaaatctatgTATGTTTTGGACCATCTTGGGTGTGTGTGTTTTGGATCATCTTTGGAGAAACAAAATAAGTAGTAATGATCTACTACGCTCCGCAAAGAATAGAAAAATGTTAAGAGGGGATTAGTGGATACCTCATTCCCAACATTCCTTTCTGGCTTGACAACCTTTGGAGTCCCTGAATCAACATTTCCCCATTACTTTCTGAAAGAATTGCAAAGGAATGCAGAGACGACATGTGCTAGTGGTAGTCCGTACCTTCGAAGCTCTTGTCGAGGCTCCCAGTCCTCTTGAAGAGCTGGTCAAAGTGAGGCCTGCAGTAGAGCACCCCTTCGAACGAGTTGTAATTCGCGAGCtgcgtgacagaagcataaatttTGTTTGTTGCACAGGTTGAACAAGAACCGATATCTGAAACCGAAGATATGAGGCAGGAGGAGTGAGGGGGAAGGGGAAGCAGCAGTAGTACCTTGAGGGTGCCCTTGCAGTGGTGGCACCTGAAGCAGGCCTTGTGGTAGACCCGGTTGTCGGCGGTGAGCTTGTCGACGAGGTACACCGTCTTGTCGCAGGCGTTGCACTTGGTCGTCGTCCCCTGGAACGAGGTCGCCATTGCCTCCCCCTCTCGATCTGCAAGCTGCTGCTCCGATAGACGGTTGATGGTGATGGTGAGTACCTCGCTCCCGACAAGCCTTAGCCTTGGGGTGAGTGATGATTATATGGTGGTAAATGGCGTGGCGCGGTTGGTGGTGGCTATTGCAGGGCAGGACAGCTTGGGCGAGACAGGGAATAATGTCGGGGGTGGCAGCGCCAGAACGAGGAGCGGAGTAGAGTAGTCAAGTGGGAATTGTAGCGACTCAAGGAAACGAAAAAAGGTGGAGGTGGTTGCGGGAATTTGCGGAGGGGCTAAGCAAAATCCACGTGCTGACTGGTGATGACGTTGGCTGCGACAGGAGAGTCGTCCACTTCCAACTTCCAGTGCCTATACCTACAAAAACTTACAAAGGTTTACTTAACCTTTCAAACTAACTCTTCTCTCCTCCTCTGATTTTCAATGGGGATGGGGCCCCTCATCCCTTAATTACCAATCACAATCTTACACATCAGTTTGTACGTAAAATCTTTACGTAAGCCTTTGTAGGTGTAGCATTACTCCTTCCAGTGAGGAGAAGTGAGAATGCAGTTGTGGTGGAAGGTAAATGCCAGCTGATTATCATTCCTGGGGATTTGAGGGAGCTAAAAGGCCACAATATTTTTTATTCTTGACATGTTCTctcactctccctctctctcttttttttaacaTAGTCCAGACGCAAGCATTTATATACATGCGCATATACTTATCCCTATAAACGCACACACGCATACTTTATCCATATAAACACCTTTGAAAGATTAAACCGACATATCATCTTAAAATTTACGAAGTCGTCGTAGGGCCTCGTCGTCGACGAAAACTTCTTCCATTGAAAACATATCGCCGAAAAtctaaaataaattcaaaaataatgcaaccatCAGAACTTAAACCCTCATGAGTTGAACATTTTTTAACCATCCAACCATAGATTGGTTTGCTTTCTCTCTCTTGTTAAGAGTAGTaatctgtaacgactaagatgcggtccttttcgatttagggaacgaggccctaaaatggaaagaagcgcatctaagcgtctcgcaagcacgataacatagcacatacataataatagaatgacaaatagggattcatctgccatctcataaataatctCAGAGTTTACATCccgcatttattcaaacaaggtagttccgctacggactacataacatgagaaaaggctatgctaccctgcatgcttgcccacgatcacgaccacgcctcagtcttctgaataggtcacgtacaagcggtcgttctcctcattgtactgccacgccagctccgTGCCGTcgagatcacctgtgtcgggcgtacctgtacctgttggtgtgttgaagtaatctgtgagccacggggacttagcaatctatgacctcggtgccaaaactagtcaagttattaggtaaggaaggttcagtgtataggttgcagcatcctaagcatttatggtggctaacttacgtagaacaagtattgaaggtggtctattctagcggtcgatgattagccgatcactaagtgatcctgaacacctacttacggcaatcataaccccaccgtgttcccgatcgaagagaggtcttcgaaggggacagtcacggttacgcacatagttggcaattttattatattaggttcaagttatctataaccggatgttaacaaatattccaagttgccacataaccgcgggcacgactttccgaaagaattaaccctgcaggggtgctccaactagtccatcacaaacggtcacgggccgcaaagtaatcctctatcacgaatctcgtaatctcatcggattccttagaggaaaagctcaactctggggagaaccaaagcttcatcgggattcctatacgcaagatatatcgctaaggtaagacaagactagcaggacctcccatcgtgtcgacgaccccgataagagtcgcgtatctcagtctcaggacacgacggatgagcgacgcgtacagtggcctgatagaaatctctcaagttgccctgagttggccccgcacagtgctctagtttggaccaacactcatgaggagcactggcccgggttgttgattaattcctcggggtagctattccctatgcagattattattaagtgattaaaaaattaacaccaatgttgggtcatgccggacaagtcttaacactacacgatttatcaaggggttccccataacaaccccgaacgtgttaggagcgattagttatggaatcaaacaccggtagccggaaactaaggcggcaataacggaacaaaacacccggaaaaaggctaggcctttcgttatttaccaagtatataggtgcattaattaaataacagatttaacataatgatatcaagctcatgttattacatgagacaaattcacctgcaactagcaacgctaacattactagctgagcaagcctacttagccattcaatatttgctaggaggggaaagtgtttgggttttatggcaatatcaggaggcaattatttcaatggtatgcagcgagcatatgacgaagaaacgtgaatctagcataacaagtctagagatggaatcaaggtcatatcatcttgcctgtgatgtcctcagcttggaactgttcttgttcgtcctgcacgtactctcccggatccacgtactcgctctccgatcccggtgctacccaacataagaatatcacccaatgaacaacagcaccacaagatgcaacaagcacataatgcatgagatgaaaatgaacatgcatctctattctagtcacttgcacatgcatgagaagaaaatacaagctcCTGGACAAAACtgtactctaagctatcttgacatgcatgaggatgacatgaacagatgcgtcacacaaaaatgatgcaaaaacatataaagatcgttacgaatggagctacggataaaccgaaaccaacgaaacaagaaatggactcctacatatcaaatccatcacaacacactccaatggcatacttatggtattcccaggttgccaaatcacaaaacaaccaagtatggatggggtggtgcaaggaatatcactacACCATCAaccatgcactcacaagcataaaaacatcaaaactatacaatctgccaaaaacagcatcatagcagtttgagagctacatgcaaagcacctacaaccacccaaatgtgccaaataggatatgtggcagaagctattcaaaagctctacaagcatgagcaaaaggaTAATACAAAAAAgctacacacagaaagatctacatttgctaacttggacaaaaatatcagctttcacggacttggtgaaaatctcagattctcactagctgtttatgctctgaagcattttgacagctcccaaaacaatatctacaggaagccaaatggaatgaaaattgagagagagctagacaaacacaaaatctacaacttcccagttgattgcaggagctgattcccaacacatgaacttctacaagcacaactacaagggaagaaaataacagcagcttctcaaacttagtgaaaaccacagattttcactaaactggaattttcagccacatgcctactttgactaggaacaacttgcacacatgaactcctaagcatgaaaaaaaaccaacatgttgtagaggggttcaccctctactgccccaacaaggaatcaacctcttgggctcatcacatcacatggaaccaagctctaaacattgaacaaaatagaaatatgacattcccagaaagtgttccaaagtggaatctgaacccaccattggatcccttggatgattctacccccaaaacatatataatacttaggctcttgcatagaacaattgggcactTCACAtgaggtgaatagtgcatcatcacatgtgcttctcactagattatcatctacacatgcacttgcatactctcacaagtccaatggtgacatgagggtttagaactcatgtatgtgtgccatagcacatcaccattcatacacacatcctcaagcataccccactcacatacatacacttcataacatgcattcctacacatccatacatactagcttgctcatgtgctcatcaaggcacatcatgccttggtatgtgtgtcacacacactcacaaacaaccacacacacacacatacatcacaaGATCACCGACAACtctcacaaggtatgtggggggggaggggaacccacacacacacacacacacactcttgcacACATAGTGCATAAGCTCATCATCATGCACAAGAGAAACACACCACATCTACATGGTGACATGCATCTACACATACAACCTagtgcatacacacacatactaacacacacacatcactTATAAGCTAGTTCACACACATTAACACTAGCACAAACACATGCCCAAACATCACctacacatcccatctcaatcactatctcatacATAGGAGAAAATCTACTTGTGGGAGGCAAATAAAAATGCCACACATGCTGTCTAGCACACCACAGCAGCTACCACaaccattgttgaggaaatcgttaactggtaAATGCTCGGTTGGCTAGTGAGTAGGGGATTAATAggctaatcggcaagttaatcgACCATTTAATCCATTAATCGGGCGATTTATGAGTTAATTGGCTACTCGGTGACCCTgcgagtagggattaatcggcaagttaactggttaactggacgaattcttgaacagggaCCACAACACACAACTGCAAAACAGTAAAAAGGAGTGGCAAAAAAAAGGGCTAGCCTGGGATTCGATCCTAAGACCCACTAGTTTACACACCACCACACAACCACTCTCCTACTGCATTTCGCTCGACAGAACAGGGGAGGCTTGCAAGGTAAGCCATCCCCCCGCGCTACTGTGCCCGAGAGGAAATATAACAAAAAGGGGGTGGCAccgcggggactcgaacccacgaccgccTGATCAATACACCCGCCGCAAACCACTACGCTACGAACGAATACTCGACAGAACAAAGGGATTCTACAAGGTAACCTATACCAGAGCATAGATCGCCCTGCTCTGCTCTACACAGAGGGACAACGACGGCaacgccaccagaacggtctcctactactgctgctgcgccGCGGGGTTCCTCTACTCTACCACTACTGCTGCGAGGGAAGCCGTTCCCCTGAGCCACGACGAGCCTGAGCACCTACGCACACACATGATCTGCCGAACACATCTCCGATCAGAGAGGCCGACCACGAGCACCTACTCGCATCTACCAAGGTGGAAGGGAGGAGGAGCTAGGCTcaccgagaagaaggagaagaggacgcCGATCGGGGAAGAAGCCTGAAGAAGATCTGACGATGATCTGAAGAAGCCTGAAGGTGATCTGTcgcagaaccgaagcagggaaGGGGCCGCCGGGAACACACCGGAGAGGAGGAGCtgcccgtcggtgtggtcgccCCCCCGGCCTCACCAACGACGAGAATGGAACGCGGGGGCTCCCCCAGCTCCCGGACATGCTGGCCGGCGTCAGAGGCGAGGGACGCACGATGGACGACGGCGATgtgctacctctctctctctgctacctgaTCTATAGAGAGCTTAcctggggaggaagaaggagatggaggagaggtgGGGGCGCAAAGAGGAGGATGCGGAACCCTAGGTACTAGGCACACGCGCCGAGGCTATATGGGGACCGCGAATGGGACGTCGCCGTCAAACTATCTCGCTCTCTCTCTGTAGCCATGACGGAAAGCAAGCGCATGGGGATGACACCGTCAGAGAAAGGAGAAGGAGCGCGCTTGGGTTCGTTGGGGAAACAGAGAGAGatatgggcctcgggagggagaagTGGCCCAAGCTGGCGCCAAATAGAGAAAGAAGGAGAACCTAATGGTTTTGCAAAATGAAACAAGGCACAACAAATAAATCCCTAGGGAAAATTTGTAgactaagaaaaataaaactaaatggCCCTGGGCAATAAGGAATAAAgatctatttgaataaaatataaaaggaatatttggagcaactaaatatttacaaaacagaatttaatcctctgttttgtgaatatttgcacctcacaaacaaagtttcaaatcactaaaaccatagcctcacatccaccacaaatcatacTGAAACAtgcatggacatttttaaaacagggaaggagCAAGTGAATATTGGGCTTGAGacaaatgagaggaagaaggttTTGAAACCCTAGTGAAAACCAACATAGATGCTTCCTACTACAATTGCACCACACCACAACACTTTACTTATCAACACATATTAACACACATCACCACAtgacacaccacaacatatgatcacaaggcaacaaacacaataggcatggatgaatggatgcatgcatgcaaaggaaaacaagacaagtgaagcatcacatgaaataacacatgcattgaactctcattgcaatgacaagatggacccacatacagaaggttccaaatatggcaagttacactcttggggcattacaaactctcccacattacaaaaagatctcgacccgagatctaagactgaaagaactctgggaattcagaaaagaggtgatcctcgcgttcccaagtagcctctttaatgGAATgttgtgaccattgcaccttgagaaatttgtcagtcttgttgcgggtcttgcactcagtcgcctcgagaaacgcaactagatgctcatgataggatagattgggttgaaggtcgatgtcttgaagatgaacggtgcgctcgggagtcttgaagcatctccggagctgagagacatggaacacgtcatgcacatttgcaaagtttgacgggagctcgagctggtacgcaaggtcgcctctcttgccaacaactctgaaaggaccaatgaaacgaggcgctagcttgcctttgatgccaaagcattgtgtacccttcataggggacaccttgagatagacgaagacatcaagctcataagacatgtcacgatggttgctatcataatagctcttctgacgggactgagcttctCTGAGATTATTCCGAATGACCCAACACATCTCTTCagattcttctatcaagtcattcccaagaatctgacgctcgccggtctcggaccagttgagcggggtatgacacttcctgccatagagaatcttaaacagagctttgcctgaactagcttgataactgttgttatacgagaactcagcgaaaggcaggcagtcttcccacttcatgccaaaagagataacacaagctctcagcatatcctcaagaacctgattgactcgctccacttgaccactagtctgaggatgaaaagttgtgctgaagtgtatcttcgtgcccatcgctgactgaaaagaatcccagaacttggaagtgaagatacttccgcgatccgaagaaatcatcataggaacgccgtgcaaagacactatccttgaagtgtacaactctgcaagctgagctgcggagatggattccttgactgaaagaaaatgagccactttactcaacttgtcgatgacgacgaagatggcatcgttacccttcttagacttcggaaacccggtgacgaaatccatctcaatatggtcgaactttcactcgggaatgggcaatggttgcaaaagacctgttggacgttgatgctccgctttcacccttcgacatacatcacattcatttacgaactgagcaat
This region includes:
- the LOC123400140 gene encoding LIM domain-containing protein WLIM1, which encodes MATSFQGTTTKCNACDKTVYLVDKLTADNRVYHKACFRCHHCKGTLKLANYNSFEGVLYCRPHFDQLFKRTGSLDKSFEGTPKVVKPERNVGNENAIKVSSAFAGTREKCFGCSKTVYPIERVTVNNTMYHKSCFKCCHGGCTISPSNYIAHEGKLFCKHHHTQLIKEKGNFSQLENDHDKTSQSAGSVDDEDSEY